In one Suricata suricatta isolate VVHF042 chromosome 9, meerkat_22Aug2017_6uvM2_HiC, whole genome shotgun sequence genomic region, the following are encoded:
- the EMC9 gene encoding ER membrane protein complex subunit 9: MGEVEISARAYVKMCLHAARYPHAAVNGLLLAPAPRSGECLCLTDCVPLFHSHLALSVMLEVALNQVDVWGAQAGLVVAGYYHANAALDDQSPGPLALKIAGRIAEFFPDAVLIMLDNQKLVSQPHVPPVIVLENHGLRWVPKDKNLVMWRDWEESRQMVGALLEGRAHQHLVDFDCHLDDIRQDWTNQQLNTQITQWVGPTKGNT; this comes from the exons ATGGGGGAGGTGGAGATCTCGGCTCGGGCCTACGTGAAGATGTGTCTGCACGCCGCCCGGTACCCGCACGCCGCCGTCAATGGGCTTTTGCTGGCGCCCGCGCCGCGGTCGGGAGAATGTCTGTGTCTCACCGACTGTGTGCCCCTGTTCCACAGCCACCTAGCCCTGTCCGTCATGCTGGAGGTCGCCCTCAACCAG GTGGATGTGTGGGGCGCGCAGGCCGGTCTGGTAGTGGCTGGGTACTACCATGCCAATGCAGCTCTGGACGATCAGAG CCCTGGACCCTTGGCCTTGAAAATCGCTGGGCGGATTGCAGAATTCTTCCCTGATGCAGTACTTATTATG TTGGATAATCAGAAACTGGTGTCTCAGCCTCATGTGCCCCCAGTCATTGTCTTGGAAAACCATGGTCTCCGCTGGGTCCCCAAGGACAAGAACTT GGTGATGTGGAGAGACTGGGAAGAGTCACGGCAGATGGTGGGAGCACTATTGGAGGGCCGGGCCCACCAGCACCTTGTGGACTTTGACTGCCACCTTGATGACATACGACAGGACTGGACCAACCAACAGCTCAACACCCAAATCACCCAATGGGTTGGTCCCACCAAAGGAAATACCTGA
- the PSME2 gene encoding proteasome activator complex subunit 2 isoform X1 — translation MAKPCGVRLSGEARKQVDVFRQNLLQEAEEFLYSFLPQKIIYLNQVLQEDSLNVADLTSLRAPLDIPIPDPPPKDDEMETDKQEKKEVPKCGFLPGNEKVLALLALVKPEVWTLKEKCILVITWIQHLIPKIEDGNDFGVAIQEKVLERVNAVKTKVEAFQTTISKYFSERGDAVAKASKETHVMDYRALVHERDEAAYGDLRAMVLDLRAFYAELYHIISSNLEKIINPKGEEKPSMY, via the exons ATGGCCAAGCCTTGTGGGGTGCGCCTGAGCGGGGAAGCCCGCAAACAG GTGGATGTCTTCAGGCAAAATCTTCTTCAGGAG GCAGAGGAGTTCCTCTACAGTTTCTTGCCACAGAAAATCATATACCTGAATCAAGTCTTGCAA GAGGACTCTCTCAACGTGGCTGACCTGACCTCTCTCCGGGCTCCACTGGACATCCCCATCCCAGACCCCCCACCCAAGGATGATGAG ATGGAAACAGATaaacaggagaagaaagaag TCCCTAAGTGTGGCTTTCTCCCTGGAAATGAGAAGGTTCTCGCCCTACTTGCCTTGGTTAAGCCAGAAGTATGGACTCTCAAAGAAAAATGCATCCTG GTAATCACATGGATCCAGCACCTGATCCCCAAGATTGAAGATGGAAATGACTTTGGAGTGGCAATCCAG GAGAAGGTGCTGGAGAGGGTGAATGCGGTCAAGACTAAAGTGGAAGCCTTCCAAACAACCATTTCCAA GTACTTCTCAGAACGTGGGGATGCTGTGGCCAAGGCCTCTAAGGAGACTCATGTA ATGGATTACCGGGCCCTGGTACATGAGCGAGATGAGGCAGCCTATGGGGATCTCAGGGCCATGGTGCTGGACCTGCGGGCCTTCTAC GCTGAGCTTTATCATATCATCAGCAGCAACCTAGAGAAAATTATCAACCCAAAGGGTGAAGAGAAGCCATCTATGTActga
- the FITM1 gene encoding fat storage-inducing transmembrane protein 1, with protein sequence MERGPVVGAGPGAGARIRALLGCLVKVLLWVASALLYFGSEQAARLLGSPCLRRLYHAWLAAVVIFGPLLQFHVNPRTIFASHGNFFNIKFVNSAWGWTCTFLGGFVLLVVFLATRRVAVTARHLSRLVVGAAVWRGAGRAFLLIEDLTGSCFEPLPQGLLLHELPDRRSCLAAGHQWRGYTVSSHTFLLTFCCLLMAEEAAVFAKYLAHGLPAGAPLRLVFLLNVLLLGLWNFLLLCTVIYFHQYTHKVVGAAVGTFAWYLTYGSWYHQPWSPGSPGHGLFPRPHSSRKHN encoded by the exons atGGAGCGGGGGccggtggtgggggcagggccggggGCCGGGGCCCGAATCCGGGCACTGCTGGGCTGCCTGGTCAAGGTGCTGCTCTGGGTGGCCTCTGCTTTGCTGTACTTTGGAAGTGAACAGGCCGCCCGTCTCCTGGGCAGCCCCTGCTTACGGCGCCTCTACCACGCCTGGTTGGCAGCAGTGGTCATCTTCGGGCCCCTTCTGCAGTTCCATGTGAACCCTCGGACTATCTTCGCCAGCCACGGCAACTTCTTCAACAT AAAGTTTGTGAATTCGGCATGGGGCTGGACGTGCACCTTCCTGGGGGGCTTCGTGTTGCTGGTGGTGTTCCTGGCTACGCGGCGCGTGGCAGTGACTGCCCGGCACCTGAGCCGGCTGGTGGTGGGGGCGGCGGTGTGGCGGGGGGCCGGCCGGGCCTTCCTGCTCATCGAGGACCTGACCGGTTCCTGCTTCGAGCCGCTGCCCCAGGGCCTGCTGCTGCACGAGCTTCCCGACCGCCGCAGCTGCCTGGCAGCCGGCCACCAGTGGCGGGGCTACACGGTCTCCTCCCACACCTTCCTGCTCACCTTCTGCTGTCTGCTCATGGCCGAGGAAGCCGCTGTGTTCGCCAAGTACCTGGCCCATGGGCTGCCAGCCGGGGCGCCCCTGCGCCTGGTCTTCCTGCTCAACGTGCTGCTGCTGGGCCTCTGGAACTTCTTGCTGCTCTGTACCGTCATCTATTTCCACCAGTACACTCACAAGGTGGTGGGTGCCGCCGTGGGCACCTTTGCCTGGTACCTCACCTATGGCAGCTGGTATCACCAGCCCTGGTCTCCAGGTAGCCCAGGCCACGGGCTCTTCCCTCGGCCCCACTCCAGCCGCAAGCAtaactga
- the PSME1 gene encoding proteasome activator complex subunit 1, with product MATLRVQPEAQAKVDVFREDLCAKTENLLGSYFPKKISELDAFLKEPALNEANLSNLKAPLDIPVPDPVKEKEKEERKKQEKEDKDGKKKEEDEDKGPPCGPVNCNEKIVVLLQRLKPEIKDVIEQLNLVTTWLQLQIPRIEDGNNFGVAVQEKVFELMTALHTKLEGFHTQISKYFSERGDAVTKAAKQPHVGDYRQLVHELDEAEYRDIRLMVMEIRNAYAVLYDIILKNFEKLKKPRGETKGMIY from the exons ATGGCCACGCTCAGGGTCCAGCCTGAAGCCCAAGCCAAG GTGGATGTGTTCCGTGAAGACCTGTGTGCCAAG ACAGAAAACCTGCTGGGGAGCTACTTCCCCAAGAAGATTTCTGAGTTGGATGCATTTTTAAAG GAGCCAGCTCTCAATGAAGCCAACCTGAGCAATTTGAAGGCCCCATTGGACATCCCAGTGCCTGATCCagtcaaggagaaagagaaagaagagcggAAGAAGCAGGAG AAGGAagacaaagatggaaaaaagaaagaggaagatgaagacaaAG GTCCTCCCTGTGGCCCAGTGAACTGCAATGAGAAGATTGTGGTTCTCCTTCAGCGTCTAAAGCCTGAGATCAAGGATGTCATTGAGCAGCTTAACCTG GTCACCACCTGGTTGCAACTGCAGATACCTCGAATTGAAGATGGGAACAATTTTGGAGTGGCTGTGCAG GAGAAGGTGTTTGAGCTGATGACTGCCCTTCACACCAAGCTGGAAGGCTTCCACACGCAAATCTCCAA GTATTTCTCTGAGCGGGGTGATGCCGTGACCAAAGCTGCCAAGCAGCCCCATGTG GGTGATTATCGACAGCTGGTGCATGAGCTGGATGAGGCAGAGTACCGGGACATccggctgatggtcatggagatcCGCAATGCTTAT GCTGTATTATACGACATCATCCTGAAGAACTTCGAGAAGCTCAAGAAGCCCAGGggagaaacaaaaggaatgatCTATTGA
- the PSME2 gene encoding proteasome activator complex subunit 2 isoform X2 has translation MAKPCGVRLSGEARKQVDVFRQNLLQEEDSLNVADLTSLRAPLDIPIPDPPPKDDEMETDKQEKKEVPKCGFLPGNEKVLALLALVKPEVWTLKEKCILVITWIQHLIPKIEDGNDFGVAIQEKVLERVNAVKTKVEAFQTTISKYFSERGDAVAKASKETHVMDYRALVHERDEAAYGDLRAMVLDLRAFYAELYHIISSNLEKIINPKGEEKPSMY, from the exons ATGGCCAAGCCTTGTGGGGTGCGCCTGAGCGGGGAAGCCCGCAAACAG GTGGATGTCTTCAGGCAAAATCTTCTTCAGGAG GAGGACTCTCTCAACGTGGCTGACCTGACCTCTCTCCGGGCTCCACTGGACATCCCCATCCCAGACCCCCCACCCAAGGATGATGAG ATGGAAACAGATaaacaggagaagaaagaag TCCCTAAGTGTGGCTTTCTCCCTGGAAATGAGAAGGTTCTCGCCCTACTTGCCTTGGTTAAGCCAGAAGTATGGACTCTCAAAGAAAAATGCATCCTG GTAATCACATGGATCCAGCACCTGATCCCCAAGATTGAAGATGGAAATGACTTTGGAGTGGCAATCCAG GAGAAGGTGCTGGAGAGGGTGAATGCGGTCAAGACTAAAGTGGAAGCCTTCCAAACAACCATTTCCAA GTACTTCTCAGAACGTGGGGATGCTGTGGCCAAGGCCTCTAAGGAGACTCATGTA ATGGATTACCGGGCCCTGGTACATGAGCGAGATGAGGCAGCCTATGGGGATCTCAGGGCCATGGTGCTGGACCTGCGGGCCTTCTAC GCTGAGCTTTATCATATCATCAGCAGCAACCTAGAGAAAATTATCAACCCAAAGGGTGAAGAGAAGCCATCTATGTActga